TTTGCTGGGCATAAGCATACCCAGATCAAATAACTCTGTAGGAATTGAAGATCACATCCAGTCAACCGCTCTAAAAGATACAAGACTACATGATGTTACCTTAACGTGTGTGCTTGGAAATTGAGATGTACGTAGGGTTTCCTGTGTTTCATCACCAGGTTTACGCCTGGGCACACTCAATATAAGAGCTGCTTGATCAAAAGTTGCAGCTGTAGATGTAATCCGAAAGCCATTATCCCAGCGTCTGTGAATGCCCTCACTCGGGTAAAGAAAATCAAGCTCAACAACCTATGAAgtcaatgagagagagagagattctcATGTCAGATTTGAAGAAAATTATAGGGAAAATGTCTCCATCAGAATAAAATGCAGGCAtgcatatatattaaaaaaatggtGGAAGATCTAGGAAACCTGAAAATCCAATATATCAGTATTCAGTATTAATTGCTTGTTTTAAAAAATATGGGCCACAATGTTGAGCTCACAAGTGGCCACGTCATGTTATCTAGTGGCATCCACAACTCACATTAGCATCTTGTACTGCAGCAATACTAAATTACTCTGTCAATTCACATTTATTAATTTTCTAGAAGACCCAagcttaaataaaatataatatgaaGGTAAGGAGGATAATGCTACTTGATTAAACTTGAAATAATTTGCCCAAGCTTCCATGTATTACTTTTTACTTTCACCTTAATTAGAATAGAAGCAACAattagaagaaaaagaaaaagaaaacagaaaACACAGACAacagaaaaaaaaatgagaggaATTGAAGTTATCATGCAATCCATGAAAGTTTTATTGAGGCTTAATTGGATACAAAATGCCATCTGCATGTCACAAACTAAATGCAAGACATTGTGAACATCCAAGAATTCAAAGACAGAACGTAAAAAGAGCAATAAATGATGGGGACCCAGGGGCACCATCTTTAAATCTGCAGTGGAATGAGACATAGCAATAAGAAGATTCCATTCAGGCGCTCAGCAAGATAAAACAGCAATGCCAGAAAGTCAAAAGAAAATCACCTGATCACTGAAGCCAGCATTGCGAGACATGACAACACCCCACCGGCTTCCAGCAGTAGCCATTGAGGTCACATGAAAtccttctctccatttcttgtttaTCCACTTAAAGGGGAACGAGTCGCTGACCTTGTAAGACTGTTGCGTGTATTGGGTGCCTGCATAAATTATATTGTTGACGATTTTAGCTGAATATAATAATTTTGCAAATCTCACACCTCCAGAAATGCAACTTTTTGCTTAACAAAAATTAGAAAACACTTGGCACACAATAGAAATATCACAATCGAGGTTTTGTAAGTCCAGCGTGGTAGGAGCAAACAGAATAGAGCAAATAGTGTGGAATGAGCAAACCTTAGAACATGATAAAATGCTAGGACTAAAGTTTCTATTTCATCACTACTTTGGTTCCCATAAGAACCACCCTCATTGAATCTTTGGCTTCGAGTTTATTCAATTGAATTGAGCATAAAGTTGAATTTCGCCATTTATTTATGTTTTTTGGTTTCTCTTTGTTTGCTTATACATCACCAATAACAAATGCAAATGCAAAAAAACCAAATTAAAAAAATGCCTCTACTATccaaaaaaatttacaaattaaaatgaaGGCATTAAAAAATAATGCAAACAAACCTTTTGACATCACCACAAGGGAGCTTCCATTGTTTGCACCAGCAATAGAACTAATGTAATAGTTCTTCTCCCATTGTTCCATGATCCATTCCTGTTATTTTGGAAAAACATTTTTCTTATTTGCTACGTCTGATTACTCAtatagaaagaaagaaaaatgcgGCCAATGCACACACACATAAGTTCAGAATAGAGATTCACCTTGTGTAAGAAAAGAGGTGACAGTTCATAAACTTGGTTTGTAAAACCAGTTCCGGCATCCATAATTAATGCCCAAAGATTAGAACAAGATGCTACACTACTTATGAGCAGACCATCAGCAATTCCTTTCTCCACATGTTGAGCCAACCTTCCATCAGCCACATTATAATGGTACCTAGTTGCATAGCAAATGTAGGTTCAAGGAAATCGTATCCAAAACATTAAATAGGTTCTCTTTCCTTGCAATCAATAAAGTTATTCTATTAGTGAAGCAATGGAGGGTCCAAAACCAGATGCAAGAAACCACGGGCTATCCAGGGTGGCCCGCCATAGTGAAAGTCAGGCTCTTAAGTTTCCACATCCTCATgacagttctttttttttttttttttccttttttttttcccctcaaaGTAATAACTGCAATATCTCTGTTTAAGATCCTTGGATCGGTAAGGAATGAAATCCTAAGTACAATCCCAATGCGTTTAAATTGAATAGACTGACAAAATCAATAAATTAGTTTATCAATTCAATAGAGTAAAGAGTAAAAAATGGAATGGGAATTAGGAAGCAATTCACCTTCTAGACAAGCTTCTCAGGCTCCTAACAATTTTAGTTGAGGTGCAAACATAAGCGACATAAAATCATAAAATTCTAGAGATTTCACATATTTGAAGGCCTGAAGGGAGATTGAACTAAAGATTTCTTATGGTAATAGAAAATTCTATATAGAAGTGGAAAAAAATTGAATCAGAAATAGAACATGAACAAAGGAACAAAGGAACAAAGACAAAAGACTAACATAAAAAAAGGGCTTTCTAATCCCATTGGACATCAGCTAAAGACAACCACTACAAGCATAAGACCAAGacaatacaactcaactcaactaagcctttatctcaaaaatttggggtcggaaGACCAAGACAATAtgaagataaaaaaataaaatagcagTGATTATTGATATGCATAGAAATAATATAATCTATTTCAATGAGTATGAATCGCACCATAATCAAGCCAGAAAAATAAAGGGATAAAAATAGGGAAAGGAGTTCATTGACACATGTAAACTAAAGAAATTTGTACAAGATTCATAACTTCAGTACAATTTGATTATTTACAAGCAACCACTAGATTTAATACTTTATTTAATGAGATCATGCACATTTAATTTCAAGTGATAATTAAATTGCAGAAAAGTTTCAATTTTCAAGAGTTATGTAGATTAAATTTTCTATAAATATCTCACTGACATTTATCCAACAGCTAGTTTATCAAAATCCTAAAATCAAATCATACAATTAAGTTATAGCTTCACGCTAGAATTTGTGTAACTTAAACATTTGAAAGTGAACCTGCCACTTTTAGAACTGAAAGGGCATGATCAGCAAAGCAAAATATAGTCCTACCTTTGTTTCATTGGTAGCCTAGCATTGTAAATGGAAATCCATTGTGTAGCAGGAACTCCTAGACGAACCTTCTTCTTGGGTTGCCCATCATCCTCTTCCTCAATATTCAACCTACCACGTTTTTGGCCAACTTGACAGATAATCTGACACAGCATATACAAGTTATAATTGTAGATCCCTGGTATGGAAATAGAAAGGAAAAACCTTGTTGTATATTCAGATCCCATTACAAATACCTTTTGAGCACCCTCGGTGTTTATAGGCCTTATTGCTGGGTTAGGTCCTATCAGGCCCTCAAACAAAGATATTAACTTGGAATAGTTTGGCTCCTCATCAAATTTCATATTCACCACAACCTCAAGAAATTGCTTAAGAGGTGGGGGACAAAAGCAACACAGCATTTCTGGAGATGTTGCCATCTTCTTTTTGCAAACTAGGAAGGATTTATTGTCACCCTAGGAATTATTTAAAAAGATAAAGTGTGACAAGCATGACCAAATCATTCTAGCAAGATGATCAATTATCTACTGTAAaaagtgcatatatatatatatatatatatatatatgcacagaAACATGCACAAATGAGTAGCAAGTGTTATAGGTTAGTACCTGATACCCTTGCCATGGCAATCTGCCTCGATGCAGGAAGATTAATGTATATGCCAGAGATTCAAGATCATCTCTCCTACTAGCAGTTCTTCCCAAGTGAGCATGTACACTAGCATATCGAACAGTTCCTCTAGGGAAATTACACACAAGAATCATGAATAACAGTCCGAAAGTTAGATTGACCACTAGACCCCAAGTAGAAACTAGAAAACCCTGAACTCACCTGAACATATCAGGACGCTGATCATATTCAACATGCTGCCCACTACCACTATCTCTCCACTTTGTTGCTGTGTTATTACAGTATCAATAAGGCATAAgtaggattaaaaaaaaaaaatgaaattaaaatatttcaaGAATTAAGACGTTTACTCACCTAATCCAAGGTCAACAAGAAATAACTTCTTCTCTTGTGCTGTACCTGGCTGACCAAGTAAAAAGTTCTCTGGCTTTACATCTCCATGCACATAGCTATAATCAAACAAGTTAGGATTGAAACTAACCAGTAGCTAaaatttaatgaagcactaaaacTGAAGCCATTGGATATCCATTTGATGTTATAAATTTTATCAAGAAACCAACTATAAAGTGATAATTGCATCTAAATCACCTACCCTCTGGAATGCATCTTCTCTAGGATTGATAGAGATTCAACAGCAATACAAGCTACCATTTCTGAGGACATCCTATGTACATAAAGAAAAAGAAACACATACACACAAATATAAGCAAAAAACATATAGTAGAAAAACCTACAGATAGATTATTTAAAAGTTAAATAATATAATTGTGCACATAAGAGAAAAAAGCAACTACATTAATTTGTTAACACAATATAAGGCAACATAGGGAGAGGAAAATAACCTTTATAAAACAGTTCACCCTGTCTCATCAGAGCTCAGTAAAAAAgagtgaataaataaataaattccacaTATGCacaaagaaatgaaaattattcAATGCATGAAATACTCACGCCTGCCCAGAAGAATTCCATACATCCCAAAGGCTAGGGCCTAGCATGTCCATAACCTGAAAATGTATGACCAGAAGTTAATCCAACAAGTTAAATGAAGAGGTGAAAATAAATGAGTTCGCAGAACATACCATTACATAATAATCTCCTTGCCTTCCTTTATAATGAACCCTTGGCACTCCATGACTACCACCAAGAGTACTGTGGAATCAAAGTACATCATTGAATTGCTAAAATAACAATAACAAATCTAAAAAgagccacacacacacacacacacacacacacacacacacacacacacacacacacacagatagaagaagcaaaaagaaaaagaagaaaggactTACTTATATACTTGCCATTCATATGGTGGGCCATAGTTACAACCTTTGCTGTTTCTATGCTCAAATTTCAGAGCCACCTAAGGGAACATATTTAGAACAACAATTTATAAAATGGTTAAGCTCATATataatatgagaaaataaaagtacaTAAGCCAACTCTACCTCCATGGCCCCAGGACCCATTGCGCGTTCGGTACCACCATTAACACGACGACCTACAAACACCTGACCAAATCCACCTTTACCCAATTTTCTTTCTATCTTATATACAGGTGACCCTCCCACTTGAACCTTGGATAAGAAAATAAGAAACCTTCAATCAATATTAGAAACAGAACAGGTTAAtctaaatcaaaataaaaatggaaattttaagatGGATCAAATTTTTTAACACTACAGAcccaaagaaatgaaataatggaaGATCAAATTTTTTAACACTTTACAGACACAAAAAAATGATATAATGGAACAACTCATAATGAAAAGAATGAAAAAAAATGCTTCaaataaacaattatttatatGCATAAATAGTGCCTAATCAGAAGTAGCAGTGCATAGCCAATCAAACCCAACAAAAAAATAATTTCCAAAGACTCCCCCACACAGTCCTAAGCCCAACAAATTAGCAAAGAATAACAAATGAAAGTTGCTAATCAACAAAATCTAAGGAACATATATAAAACCTTAGACAACAATATGGAATCAACTTTTGCAAGCACCAAATGTCCAATAGCGACAAAACTGAACCAACGCAAATTATAAGTAAGGAAAGGCCACACAAATATCTTTAGAACCAAAATATTCAATTAATGCTGGAGAGGGTAGCAAAATAATGCATCCTAAGCTAAATATCAAAACATCATCTATGCTCAAGAACTTCAGTCCAACTGACGAAACAGTACGGCAACGAAAGAATACACAAAACATCCAGCTAAAAAGGACCACCACATCAATACTTCTGAGGCCATAACATTAACAACACTGACCAAAAACCACAATAAACTGAATTGACAGACAACACCATACAATGTCCACCTAAAATAGTTGTGCCTTGCTTAGAAAACAAAATGAACCGTATTTCATGACAATAAAAACAAGTCAAACCGCCATTAGACCcagaactaaaataaaaaaatgaactaaaataaaaaaatgaaataaaccaAACTCAGAAAACACAAAactggaaaatttttgaaaacaaTACAAGCAAAAACGCATACCTTTTCAGGGAAAGGTGCAGTATTGCCCTCCTCCTCCTGCCCAACAGCCTTATTAGCACTCAAACCACCACTATCATCACCCATTATACCAAGTTCCTTCGCTTcctcctcttccttctcttcaacagCAACAACAGCCAAATTCTTCTTCCCCTTCTTTTTCCTCTCTAAAATCAAAAAATCACTGTCTTCTCTCTCCGATATCACAATCACCTTATTATCCTCCTGTTTCTCTTTCAATCTTTTCGTTTCCAATCTAGTCCGCGGCCTCTTCCCCTCTCTAGCTGCCGTAGCACGGGTCTTCACGTAATTTTGCAACCGCGGAGGGTCCAGTTGCCTGTTTTGCGGCGTTAACCCTGCGCGGCCTCTACGAACACCTCTGCGAAGCTCAGGCATCGCTCAAACCCATGCAATTGGTGCCCTAAAAGCAAAACCCGAAGCGATTCGACGTTGATCATTATAGTGAGATTGAGCTATCCATGTcttgaaaaaaaatcaataataataataattcaaaaatttcagaaaactgaaTGTTTAAATATGCTTGGATTTGAGCTTCAAGAGAATGGGCTTCTCAGGGCAAATTTCAAAGGCTGATTGAAGAGATTAGAAAGAAACTGAAGAGAATTAATTTGGAGAATAGGGTTAGGGTTAGGGTGTAGAAGACAAGAGGCGCAGACCCACTTCTTTCCATGAGGTCAGCTGTTATTGGAAGATAGACCGGCAAGCGAAACGAAATTGGAAAAATGAATGTTTCGGCCACAGCTGGTCATCGAGGGCCCCAGTGAAGAAATGGTCAAATAAGTATCAGATGCCATGTCAGCTCAGCTGTATCGTGAAACTGTAACCGATGAACTGTCAACTGTGCGCAGGTTAAAGGAGAATTTTATAATTCGTAGGTGATTTTCTACACAGTAATTCTACGTCGGTGATTTTCATCCCACTAGATTTTCTTCATTAAAAACTTTCTCAACACAAAATGGTTTTGGGGAGGAATTGTTCCCTAGTGACAACTCCCTCCCCTCCTTTTCTTGTTACTTCCCTTCCTTTCTCTTCacctctttttccttttttttttatgacatttttcatATTCTACTTCCtctttcctcttttcttcttccttctatTCCTCTTGATGCTTTCTTTTGTTAATTCTCCTTTCGTCGTCCTAGAAAGTTTTTTAATGCTTAAGGAGAGAAAAAAAGATGGAATGTGTCTGGGACTCTTAACTGATTTACTTGACATTCAATCTACTCTACAGTGACCAACTCGAGTTTAAGGGATTTGATTATGATGGGCTgcatacaattaaattttaggCCCAATGCTTTACCGTCCAAGTCGGTGAGACGATGACATTGGGTCCCGGCTAAAAAGTCAACAATAGTTGGTAGAGCGcagactttcttttcttttttttttttttttcctaaagaTGGGAAGGAAGGAGAGCGCAGAACCGACCACCAAAGTTATCTTACTTGTAATGGTGCAGTTATGTGGAGAAACAAAGCTGCGAGGGAAATTTATAGAATATTCTCCAagtgtattaaaaaataatttactttATATTTATTTAACATATTGTAGAGAATAAATGTCATGTGCTCTAAGATAGCATTGATTAAAACCTCAACTGAGAATACTTTTATCAATATTTTTAAAaggaaaataatttaatatgaaTAGAACTTGAAACTAgaactttaaaatatttttatatcaatTGAAACTGAATTAATTTTTTACTAGTACATTGAAGGGCGAAGCTACTTTATGGGCAGAGGGAGCCATGGTTCACAGTtgaaatgattttctttttattttttatatatttatataagaaCATTTTTATTAAAcaagaaataaatagaaaattttcttaaatttttaatatcaaagAAAATGTTCAGCTCCGGCTAGGTATATCTTACcttatttaatcattttattatCCAACTCATTTTAAatctaattttcttttatttctagcCAAACATCAActctcttttctcttttattCTCCATTGTGTTCCAAATTAAACACAGGTACGTTACTTTGGGTTCAAATGATCCTTTTGTGTTACATGTATGAATAATTTAGTATCATGCAAAATGTAGAGAAAATGCATCAGGATGACTGCTGCAAACAATTAATGGTTGCAACTTTTTGTTGAGAACATATTAATACTTGCAAGTTGATGTTGCTAATGAGGAGTGGATTTGGAATGGTCTTGGTTGCATCACTTGTCTAAATAAATTGTGTGCTTGATGTATtgtaaaaaatacaagaaaagttaTTCTTAgcgtagcttttttttttttttggtaagaaTTACTTTTGTTGAAATCAGGAAGCATCGTTACACAGAACAGGAGATAAAAGCTTGGGGATTCTCCCAAACTTAAGAACTAGAAGCTCCTTTTGCTAACAAATGAACAACCCACAACAAAAATGTACACACAAATTCCGGACATTCCCTCTTCGAATGATAGGGCGACAGTCTGAAATTATGTAACCAAACTCAGTACAGTCTTCCCCACGAAAGTGGATTGCATGAAAAACAACTTGtgaatcaatctcaacaatgGCATTAGTGAAGGAACTTTGCTGCAACCAGCACAGAGCCTCGCGTAATCCCATAGCTTCAGCCTCTATGAAACTTCGacaacctgaaaaaaaaaaaaaaaaaaaagaccgcCCAAAAAAAAAGACC
The Hevea brasiliensis isolate MT/VB/25A 57/8 chromosome 15, ASM3005281v1, whole genome shotgun sequence genome window above contains:
- the LOC110671238 gene encoding casein kinase 1-like protein HD16 — protein: MPELRRGVRRGRAGLTPQNRQLDPPRLQNYVKTRATAAREGKRPRTRLETKRLKEKQEDNKVIVISEREDSDFLILERKKKGKKNLAVVAVEEKEEEEAKELGIMGDDSGGLSANKAVGQEEEGNTAPFPEKVQVGGSPVYKIERKLGKGGFGQVFVGRRVNGGTERAMGPGAMEVALKFEHRNSKGCNYGPPYEWQVYNTLGGSHGVPRVHYKGRQGDYYVMVMDMLGPSLWDVWNSSGQAMSSEMVACIAVESLSILEKMHSRGYVHGDVKPENFLLGQPGTAQEKKLFLVDLGLATKWRDSGSGQHVEYDQRPDMFRGTVRYASVHAHLGRTASRRDDLESLAYTLIFLHRGRLPWQGYQGDNKSFLVCKKKMATSPEMLCCFCPPPLKQFLEVVVNMKFDEEPNYSKLISLFEGLIGPNPAIRPINTEGAQKIICQVGQKRGRLNIEEEDDGQPKKKVRLGVPATQWISIYNARLPMKQRYHYNVADGRLAQHVEKGIADGLLISSVASCSNLWALIMDAGTGFTNQVYELSPLFLHKEWIMEQWEKNYYISSIAGANNGSSLVVMSKGTQYTQQSYKVSDSFPFKWINKKWREGFHVTSMATAGSRWGVVMSRNAGFSDQVVELDFLYPSEGIHRRWDNGFRITSTAATFDQAALILSVPRRKPGDETQETLRTSQFPSTHVKEKWAKNLYLACLCYGRTVS